In one Lolium rigidum isolate FL_2022 chromosome 3, APGP_CSIRO_Lrig_0.1, whole genome shotgun sequence genomic region, the following are encoded:
- the LOC124698457 gene encoding probable protein phosphatase 2C 37 yields the protein MEDTVSLHPSFCVWADGSPMHFFAVFDGHGGPHVAALCREQMHAILATELAAAAQGHGGDEEGSWRAALARSFARVDALAPEGAIVGSTAVVALLVRDRLVVANCGDSRAVLCRGTHAVPLSEDQKPDRPDERARIEAMGGRVMFINGARVRGILAMSRALGHKLLKPEVICEPEITITTRSDDDECLILASDGLWDVISNKVACDVARQCLEDGSPTRARTAESGEAGPSSSGAPVAQQPEPRCYRAAALLARLALGRESSDNISVVVIDLKARG from the exons ATGGAGGACACCGTGTCGCTGCACCCGAGCTTCTGCGTCTGGGCCGACGGCTCGCCCATGCACTTCTTCGCCGTCTTCGACGGCCACGGCGGCCCGCAC GTGGCGGCGCTGTGCCGGGAGCAGATGCACGCCATCCTGGCGacggagctcgccgccgccgcccagggtcacggcggcgacgaggaggggtCGTGGCGGGCGGCTCTGGCGCGGAGCTTCGCGCGCGTGGACGCGCTGGCGCCGGA GGGCGCCATCGTGGGGTCGACGGCCGTGGTGGCGCTCCTGGTGCGCGACCGCCTCGTCGTCGCCAACTGCGGCGACTCGCGAGCCGTGCTCTGCCGGGGCACACACGCCGTGCCGCTCTCCGAAGACCAGAAG CCGGACCGGCCGGACGAGAGGGCAAGGATCGAGGCGATGGGTGGTCGGGTCATGTTCATCAACGGGGCGCGCGTCAGAGGGATCCTCGCCATGTCCCGTGCACTAG GGCACAAGCTCCTGAAGCCTGAAGTCATATGTGAGCCGGAGATCACCATAACCACAAGGTCGGACGATGACGAGTGCCTGATCCTTGCGAGCGACGGGCTGTGGGATGTGATCTCCAATAAGGTGGCCTGCGACGTCGCGCGGCAATGCCTGGAAGACGGAAGCCCGACAAGAGCGCGCACAGCTGAGAGCGGCGAAGCCGGTCCCAGCAGCAGCGGCGCACCAGTAGCGCAACAGCCAGAGCCTCGCTGCTACCGTGCAGCTGCTCTCCTTGCGAGGCTCGCCCTTGGAAGAGAGAGCTCTGATAACATCAGCGTGGTTGTGATCGATCTGAAAGCGAGGGGTTAG